One genomic segment of Streptomyces sp. TLI_146 includes these proteins:
- a CDS encoding AraC family transcriptional regulator has product MNAAEEWARHWRYPGLPGLELLHARYVSHSFSRHSHEGFVFGAVRGGIEDVVLPGETVRARPGTVVMINPEVPHAAHAGVPEGWTYATLYPSSQLIADIAAEVTTLRGTAGFAETIVEDPDTALLIQEVHRAAEQGNALAADTVFRVAVARLLRRHGQSLPARTTGSAGARTAAAARALLKERLVDPPSLEQLAHDLGTSPFALLRAFKGAYGLPPHTWLTGERIRRARLLLEAGTAPAEAAVAVGFTDQPHLNRHFTRIVGVTPGVYRRERARTYKNAGAPPP; this is encoded by the coding sequence ATGAACGCGGCCGAGGAGTGGGCACGGCACTGGCGGTACCCGGGACTGCCGGGCCTCGAACTGCTCCACGCCCGCTACGTCAGCCACTCCTTCTCCCGCCACAGCCACGAGGGCTTCGTCTTCGGCGCGGTACGCGGCGGCATCGAGGACGTCGTCCTGCCCGGCGAGACCGTACGGGCGCGGCCCGGCACCGTCGTCATGATCAATCCCGAGGTGCCGCACGCCGCCCACGCCGGAGTCCCCGAGGGCTGGACGTACGCCACGCTCTACCCCTCCTCGCAGCTCATCGCCGACATCGCCGCCGAGGTCACCACCCTGCGCGGCACCGCGGGCTTCGCCGAGACCATCGTCGAGGACCCGGACACCGCCCTGCTCATCCAGGAGGTGCACCGGGCGGCCGAGCAGGGCAACGCGCTCGCCGCCGACACCGTGTTCCGCGTCGCCGTCGCCCGCCTGCTGCGCCGCCACGGACAGTCCCTGCCCGCGCGCACCACCGGCTCGGCCGGCGCCCGCACGGCGGCCGCCGCACGCGCCCTCCTGAAGGAGCGGCTGGTGGACCCGCCGTCCCTGGAACAGCTCGCCCACGACCTCGGGACCAGCCCGTTCGCGCTGCTGCGGGCCTTCAAGGGCGCGTACGGGCTGCCCCCGCACACCTGGCTCACCGGCGAACGCATCCGCCGGGCCCGGCTGCTCCTGGAGGCCGGGACCGCGCCCGCGGAGGCCGCCGTGGCCGTCGGCTTCACCGACCAGCCGCACCTCAACCGCCACTTCACTCGCATCGTGGGAGTGACGCCCGGCGTATACCGCAGGGAGCGCGCAAGAACGTACAAGAACGCGGGAGCCCCGCCCCCGTAA